The Methanobacterium sp. Maddingley MBC34 genome contains the following window.
ACCGGTTTGGGGTAGAATGCGTCGGCTATCAGTCTGACCGAATCTTCAATGACTTTACTGAGTTTTCCCTCATTCAGGAGCACGTGGGGATGTTTTCCAGTACGGATTATGCTGTTTTCAATACGGATAGATCCTACACCATCTGCCCAGGGTGCTACTTTCCAGGCAATTTCAGGGATATTGAGGTTGACCTTGATACTGGTGGCAGGGTAGTAAACTTCTGAAGTATCATGTTTACCTTCCCTTTCCATGAAACCATGGTATATGTTACCTGTATTACCATCTACAGTTACAATTGAACCTTCTTTAAGTTTCTTGGTTCCGTTGCCTGTTCCCACCACACAGGGAACCTTCATCTCCCTGAGGACTATGGCCACATGGCTGGTGAGACCACCATAATCCGTCACCACCCCACCTGCCCTGTGAAGATAAGATACCATATCTCTGGAAGCTGTGGATAAAACTACTATCTCCCCTCCCTTCAGCTTCAGGAGATCTTCATCTTTCCCTATTTTCTTAACATGTCCTACTCCAACATAGGGCCCGGTCCCAATTCCTTTCAGAATAATCATATACTATACTATTTTGTAATTGATTATGGAAATAATTTGGGAATATTTTATTTTAAAATAATATAGGGAATTAAAAAAAAATAAGCATGATTTAAAGGTTTAAAAGTATTAATATCTCATTGAAAATTTAAATTAAGCAAAAAAGGATTATTGTAAAAGGGATTATTGGAAGATGAGATCTCACTCTGCATCTATAATCCAATTATATGTATAATCCAATTTAATGAGCAAATCTTTCCATGAATGAAACAATCTTCTCTAATTTACCTTTCAATGGTCCTGTTTTGTTGCTTAATTTTCGAAGTGCGTTTATATCGCTATTTTTAAGTCCTCCAACCAGTATGAGGGCCACCACATAAACAATAGCTGCCAATATCATGACCAGTAAAAAAGCAACATATTTGGAAAAGAAGGAAATATAGTCAAAATGTGCGAAATTCAAAGTTGCTTGGCTGATCAAGAGGTTTTGAGGTATTAATAATAGTACAGCTCCCATTATTCCTGCTGCCAAGACTATTCTGCCCAGATCTTTGTACTCTAATTTTACATCAGCTACCTGAAGAGTTTTCCATACTATTGAAGTCATTATGAAAAGGGCGGTGATGGTTGTTGCTGCAGCAGCACCCGTGATTCCATAAATAGGAATTAAATACGTGCTCAATACCACATCTAATATAACTCCTGCAATTAAAATTATCATGGGGAGGTATGGTTTTCCCAATCCTTGAGCTATACTGGATGAAACAGTGTAAATCGTGAAGAATAACATTCCAACAGCTAATATCTGTAGAGCTGCTGCACCATTCATGAAAGCAGGATTCACGTAAAGTAATTTCATTATGGGGGTGGCAAATATAAAGGTTCCCACACACATGGGAAGCACTACCAAACTGACGTAACGATAGGACTGATTTACATAACTTTTAAGTACGTGTCGGTTTTCCAAGCCCATTGCTTCTGCTGTTGCCGGTAATACTGCAGTTGCAACTGCCATGGAAATTATGAGGGGTAAACGAGCAATAGGGGTGGCTGCACCGTAAAAACCCAGTTGTTCACTGGCCAAATACGCTCCGACAATATAGTTTCCAATGGCATCAAATAAGGCAGTCTCAGCAAGCCCGGTTACAAGAACAGGGAATGCGAAGATAATAAGAACTTTAGCTAAGGATAATTCCTGTTTTAGGGTGAATGATAATTTCACATTTTTAAGACGTTTTCCCAGCCCCCTTCGATATAAGTAGTATCCGGCTAATGCTGAGAACAGGAAACCTATGGCAGTACCTATAACCGCTCCAGCCACATAGAATCCCACCAGAATCAGGATTATGGCACTGCTGATCATGAAAAGCTGTTCAAATGCTTTGGTGATGACGATATTTCCCATCTGGAAAACACCTTGAAAAGCACCCCTGAAAACACCCACTATAACACTGAAAGGAGTAATCAAAGCCACGAGCTTCAGGGGGAGTGCAGCTTCTGGCTTATGGAAATAACCATTGGCCAATGGATCTGCCAGTAAAAATATCACTAAACTGAAGAAAAATCCAAGAATAATTACAATTTTTAGAGAGGTATGAATTACCTGTTTCACCATTTCCTCTTCGCCTTTAGCAGAATATTCGGACACATGTTTAGCAATGGCGGGTGGCATGCCCCCAGATGCTATTTGTATTAATATACTCTGCGTAGGAAGGGCTAAATTGAGTATTCCAAAACCAGCAGGCCCTAATAGATATGCAGTGGCAAAACGATAAAAATAACCCCCAACACGGAATATGAAATACCCGATCAACATGATCAGGCTTCCCCTTGCGATTTTTGAACTCATGATAATTACCAATGATGAAAATTTTCAAATATAAGTTATCTAGACTTATTTTATCTATTACCAAAGAGATTATTTTATTTATCTTAAGGATTCAATTCACTAATTCCTTATTTATAAAACTAACGTTTATTAAACCCAACCATGGAACTATGAGAACAGGAAGTAAGATCATGAGATGATTCCGAAATTCCTGCAGCAAACCCAAAAATCATCATATAAAACTTAAAATATAATTAGGATATAGAACATTTTTAGTGAATAGGTTTTTATTTAGAGAAAAATATTTTATAAATAATACAATGGACTCGAATTTTTACTGAACCTCCAATTGTTTGATATGTATAATTAGCAGTTTATGGATAGAAATAGGATTTTATAAGAGGTGTAATTATTAAAACTGTAATGGCTACTGGAACATTCGATTTGATACATCCAGGGCATGGACTTTACCTTGAAGAGGCAAAAAAACTAGGAGGAGATGGAGCTCGCCTAGTGGTGGTGGTGGCACGGGATTCAACTGTACGCTCTCGGAAAAGAGTGCCTATAGTCCCTGAAAAACAGCGCCAGGAAGTGGTTCAGATGCT
Protein-coding sequences here:
- a CDS encoding membrane protein involved in the export of O-antigen and teichoic acid (PFAM: Polysaccharide biosynthesis protein), giving the protein MSSKIARGSLIMLIGYFIFRVGGYFYRFATAYLLGPAGFGILNLALPTQSILIQIASGGMPPAIAKHVSEYSAKGEEEMVKQVIHTSLKIVIILGFFFSLVIFLLADPLANGYFHKPEAALPLKLVALITPFSVIVGVFRGAFQGVFQMGNIVITKAFEQLFMISSAIILILVGFYVAGAVIGTAIGFLFSALAGYYLYRRGLGKRLKNVKLSFTLKQELSLAKVLIIFAFPVLVTGLAETALFDAIGNYIVGAYLASEQLGFYGAATPIARLPLIISMAVATAVLPATAEAMGLENRHVLKSYVNQSYRYVSLVVLPMCVGTFIFATPIMKLLYVNPAFMNGAAALQILAVGMLFFTIYTVSSSIAQGLGKPYLPMIILIAGVILDVVLSTYLIPIYGITGAAAATTITALFIMTSIVWKTLQVADVKLEYKDLGRIVLAAGIMGAVLLLIPQNLLISQATLNFAHFDYISFFSKYVAFLLVMILAAIVYVVALILVGGLKNSDINALRKLSNKTGPLKGKLEKIVSFMERFAH